AGGCCAAGATCCAGACCACCCGCACGCAGATGGAGATCATGGCGCTGGCCCTCGACAGCTACCGGCTCGACGTCGGCGAGTACCCGCCGGCCCTCGGCGACCTGGTGCAGTCCTCCTCGCCGCGCTGGAAGGGCCCCTACCTGCAGAAGGGCAAGGTCCCCAAGGACCCCTGGGGGAACGACTACACCTACCAGGTCCAGGAGGGGGGGAACGCCTTCACACTCGCCTCGACCGGGGACGGGAAGAAGGAAATCCGCTACGGCGAAGAGGAATGACGCAGCGGTGGCTGCCCCCGCCCGCGCGGGCTTCACGCTGATCGAAGTCCTCCTCGTCCTCGTCGTCCTCGCGATCGCCGGCGTCATCGCCTACCCGGCCCTGCAGCCGGCGCTGGAGTCCGCCCGCGCCGAAACGGCCGGGCGCCGCACCGCCGCGTTCCTCGACGACGTGCGCCGGCGCGCGGTGCTCGGGCGGGCCGAGCTGGAGGTCGCCTGCCGCCCGCGCGAGGGGAGGCTGGTGCTGCGAGGCGGATCCGGCGAGCCGCGCGACTTCCGCGTCCCCGAGGGCATGACGATCGTCTCCTGTCGCCCCGACCGGGTGCGCTACTTCCCGCAGGGCTCCTCCACCGGCATGGCGCTGGTGCTGCGCGACCGGCGCGGACGCGAGCGTCGCGTCGCCGTC
This window of the bacterium genome carries:
- the gspG gene encoding type II secretion system major pseudopilin GspG — protein: MGDLQRQPARPLAAAARRGLPGLRDERGLTLIELLVVMVILGLFSMIVYQQFFPQVDKAKIQTTRTQMEIMALALDSYRLDVGEYPPALGDLVQSSSPRWKGPYLQKGKVPKDPWGNDYTYQVQEGGNAFTLASTGDGKKEIRYGEEE
- a CDS encoding prepilin-type N-terminal cleavage/methylation domain-containing protein; its protein translation is MAAPARAGFTLIEVLLVLVVLAIAGVIAYPALQPALESARAETAGRRTAAFLDDVRRRAVLGRAELEVACRPREGRLVLRGGSGEPRDFRVPEGMTIVSCRPDRVRYFPQGSSTGMALVLRDRRGRERRVAVGAFTGLAAVVEAP